The Henningerozyma blattae CBS 6284 chromosome 6, complete genome genomic interval cacaaaataaaaagttcCACCAACAAACCTTCCAACTTGCCGAGCAGATCTGGGAACTGACCAGCTTTATATACACGAGTAAAAAGCATTGGACCAGGACTCACCACCCTGGCAGGCCCTCACAACACGGCGCAGCCCGTGCGGCAGTCTCTGTGCGCACTGCAACGCTCTCTGTGCCACACCCATTCTGTGTCACCCAATACGGCCTGCGCGGAAACTCCCTGGCACAGGCACCCGCGCGTACGGCCACGACAGAGAGAATGCTGGAGAACAAAAATACGCCATGGTGACGGCCCAGAAAAACCCGCAGGCGTCCCCGGATCTGGTGAAACAGGCGGCTCGGAGCACTCCGGGCCGGGCCTGCGGGCTGCTCTGTGTCGCGGGGCGATCTCCGCCGGAGCACGCTAAGAATGCCGGAGCACGAAGCACCGGCGGCCAGACAAAGGCCCGCAGCAAAGGATGCACGGTTCTGTTTTGGGCCGATACCCGAAGAGGAAATGCGTGGCAAGCCGGCGGCTTCCCCGCATCGGGCCAGGAACTCGGCGGTGCTATAGTTTGGCCCCGCACCCACAGGCAAGACGGCAGGACGTAATGGCAGAGAGAATGCCGTATGGGGTATTGAGGGAAAAGGAAAGGGAAAGGGAAAGGGAAAAGGAAAGGGAAAAGCAGAGGCTAGAGATAGGGAAAAGAAACGACCCCTTAGGCCGGCGGCCGTCGGCGATAAAGGTAATTGCCGAATTGCAGTCTTGGCCAAGGCTAAGGCTAAGGCGAAGGTGTCCAGATGTTCCTGTCATTTGTGCCGTTTTCCTGTATTTACTGTCGTATTGTGTTGTGTAGTGTTGTATCGTTTAATTTACTGTCGTTTCGCGTTGTGCCTGGCACGGCTGGGCGGACCTCCATGGTATGGTAtgtgtcttttttttctttttttctttttgctttttttttgctttttttgcttttttttgcttttttttgctattttttgtctttttttttgtcttttttttctttttttgctttttttcttgcaattttgctttttttttgctttttttctttttttgcttttttctttcaattttcattatcgGAGATGATGAGACAAAAGTGCCTATGCTATGCCGACTGGATTGCCCGATTAGAGTTACCCGGTTGGCAAGATCCATGATACGCACATCTTTTTGGGTTTTACTCCGACGCGTGTGTGTAAATCATGTGATGGATGAGCAGGTTTatcaatgatattaatagaaaaaactAGTCAAATATCTTAGCAATACGCCATTCTAGTAGACATCGCTGGAACAACCATGCAAGCCAAAACTCAGATAATAAGAAAACCaaagaaattatcaaatgaaaCTTTGTACTATTTGGCAAACCAATACATAGACCAAGCTTATAAGAATTCCTTCAAGATCCAAAATGAATCTCAATTGATCCAATATTACAAGCTGATCCAATTATCCATCGAGCTCTGCTCGAAGCTGGCTGCTTCCAGATCAAACTTCAATATTCACAAGAAAAACTTCATCTTGTTCAAAATcgttttattattattagacaATTCCatcaattataaattaattgattctCAATTATCTACCTTGATCAACCAATTGGatttgcaaaaaaaaaaccattatttacaaaataatctACACTTCAATTGTATCTTTGTAAAATTATGGAACTTGCCGCTGTGGAAAGGCGACCCCAAACAATATAATATCGCTTTGGATGATACGTTGACGTATAAGAGCTATCTAACGACAATTCTCCATCATTCGAGTCACGACTTTGGGATCAATTTACAATTCTCCATCATATCCTTTATCCATCTGTTTTGGTTGAtcaaattaaacaaaaacaaatcGTTGATCGATTCCACTTTTAAACACTTGTTATCATTCAACAATTCTCTTCCAACCAACCATTCCAATTTCGTCTGgattaattataattccTTCATTTCGTTGGTCTATTTAAACTACATCTTGCAAAACAATCTCATTATCCCCAGGGTTTTACAATCCAACATCACCTCCATACAAGCAAGTCCAATGtcgaaaaatttaaaagctTGGCATTTGATTATAGATTTGCTTTTCCTGATCAAACGAGATTCAAACATTacattgaaattaaatgaaattaaatcatttttcgattcaaattcattaaacTTATCCTCtctttatttaaacttCACCACCAATGATGACAACAAGTTGCAAATCTCCCTGAACGATATCGTCTTGAAAATCGATCTTTTTTCCATCTTCAATTATAGAAATTTAACAaacattttattattcttacAAAGCATTagttatttgataaattccacagaaaaaaattcaaatttcgcattgatttatttaccaaagattaaaaaaaatatcttatCCATTCAATTAAACTTGAAATCTTCCAAAAATGTCCCCCTAGCATTCCATGATGCTAATCAAAATTGgtattcaaaatttctaaatttaattgatttttattcaCTTTGGTAcgatttaattttaaataattttacatCATTGCCCCTGGCAAAGGACAACGATCcttatttcaaattaatttcaactCATTTGGATTCCACCAATGACAATACACTACAATTATACCAACATATAATCGATTCTCCAtctatttcaaattcaaattcacatttaaaattatttgccctattcaattcatatttgattttatcTTCAAGATTAAGTCAAACAAATTCATCAGATGATACtcattcaattattaacaaattaaaCAACACATGGTCCAATCTCAATTCTATATTCTTATCAAACTCATCGAATTTatttactaaaaataataattatttcgTCACATTCATAATTTTATGGATTTCATCACATTTACAACCATTTAATTCTAACCCTTTACCAAGTACTGATAAAGAAAAggaatttttcatttcaaatttggaaaaattttatcaacAAAACTCATTCTATTCAACACTCACTGATTCTACTTCTTCCTCCACCTctcaatttcatttgaaaaaatctttacatttacaaattttattaaattatatcgGTACAAGGTTATTCGAACATGATTTAActaaaatttctaaaatttcaaagacTTGTTTCCATTATTCCatgaaatttaatttccattataaattcatttatatcTTGGGACTTTGgcatttaattaattctacttcacaattaaatgaaagagaaattcaaaagacaaaattaaattaaagaattaatcGATACTCATAAGTTGTAAATTATCAGAGTAgggataaaatattttttttttttttccaactTAACTCAACATAATCATACCCTATTTCACCATTAGTATTGTTTGAATTAACAACAGCAACATTATTTACGATATCTTGaggaaaaaaacaaactgTATGTagagtatatatatatatatatatatatatatatatatattttgtcaattacaaatcaaatcaattacaaatcaaatcaattaCAATCGTCATAATCTAAATTAATTACCATTACGCTCAGCATAAGCTACTGCAGCTTCTTCTGATTTTTTACTACTTGGACTATTTTTCACATGGCCCCTAGTATCTAAATCCACAGTCCCTGGACTTTGGAAAATAGAAACATCACCTACTAATAATCCTAATGTTTCAATAACTTGTTGTGGATCAGTTAAATGAGCTTTAGCCACAGTTTGCTTTGATGAAGAGCCTACTGTAACTGGATAAAAtccaaaattattgaatttatttttatccttTGGATACATGGTAGAccattcttcttcaatagaATTCATTTGTCTAAACATATCTTCATCAGTAGCATCATCACCTAAACATAACACAAAATCAGGCATGGAATCCTTTggtaaagatttattaatttcattgtTGGCAAAATCTTGTTCACCAGAATGTTTATGCCAAATCAATTTCTTGACAATTTCAcctttattgaaaattcttGGTCTAACTTCAATGTTAGCTTTACCTTCCATGACTTCTAAATTGTAATCATCAGcaaattgtaataaattattctttaaagaTTCTGCATTGAATTCACCCAATTCTGGAACAGATCTTCTATAATGCCAAACAATAGcacatttctttttttcaataaaggAACCTGGTGTTTTGTCTACAAATTCTTCCATGGTGAAAATCACTTTCTTTTGCCATGACATATCAGTTTGTTCAGTTAAATTAATCCAATCATCACTATTTACATCTCTAATGAAACAACCATGTTCTGCACTTAAACctaattgtttaaatttagaCCCCCACcatttatttaagaatttttgaTCTCTACCAGAAATGATCCAAATTTGATTCTTGGGGTCACgagataatttttcaatgatgGAATAAAGACGTGCTGTGGGGATAGCTGCAGCAGGATCTTTAACAATTGGGGTTAATGTACCATCATAATCGaaacaaaataatcttCTCTTGGCagaattataattttcaaataaaataggTCTATTCAAAGCTGGggacatttttttattttgattagatttattcatcatttgatttaacgtctctaaataaatttcagTCCAATTTTGAATAGTAGGTACTTGTGGGTATAATTTACCTTGTAACATGGATTTCTCTTCATTAGTCATTATTAAAGCTTTATGAGTCTCTTTAGCAACTGCAACAGAATCCCATGGGTTAATTAAAATGGAATCCTTTAATACAATAGAACTACCTGAGAATTCACTCAAGATTAAAGGATTATTGGCACAATTGAATGCAGAGGTCTTGGATTTGATGGTTACATATTCAAAAGCAGTAGTATTGATACCATCTCTTACTGTGGTGATCAAACATAAATCTGCAACTCTcattaatgaataataaacatCATTGGGGATTCTCATATAATAATGTTGTACTGGAGAGAAATTCAAAGTACCATATCTAgaattaatagaattgaCCAACTCATTAACTTGTTGTTCCAATTTAATCGTTTGTGGAGAATCTTTATTTGTTGTTGGTGTAGAGACTTGGATCAAGACAACTTTATTTCTCCATTCTGGATACATGGCCAAGAAAGTTTCAAAAGCTCTCAATTTTTGTACCACACCTCTTACTGAATCGAATCTATCTCTACCgatgatg includes:
- the SCC4 gene encoding cohesin-loading factor complex subunit SCC4 (similar to Saccharomyces cerevisiae SCC4 (YER147C); ancestral locus Anc_8.196), giving the protein MQAKTQIIRKPKKLSNETLYYLANQYIDQAYKNSFKIQNESQLIQYYKLIQLSIELCSKLAASRSNFNIHKKNFILFKIVLLLLDNSINYKLIDSQLSTLINQLDLQKKNHYLQNNLHFNCIFVKLWNLPLWKGDPKQYNIALDDTLTYKSYLTTILHHSSHDFGINLQFSIISFIHLFWLIKLNKNKSLIDSTFKHLLSFNNSLPTNHSNFVWINYNSFISLVYLNYILQNNLIIPRVLQSNITSIQASPMSKNLKAWHLIIDLLFLIKRDSNITLKLNEIKSFFDSNSLNLSSLYLNFTTNDDNKLQISLNDIVLKIDLFSIFNYRNLTNILLFLQSISYLINSTEKNSNFALIYLPKIKKNILSIQLNLKSSKNVPLAFHDANQNWYSKFLNLIDFYSLWYDLILNNFTSLPLAKDNDPYFKLISTHLDSTNDNTLQLYQHIIDSPSISNSNSHLKLFALFNSYLILSSRLSQTNSSDDTHSIINKLNNTWSNLNSIFLSNSSNLFTKNNNYFVTFIILWISSHLQPFNSNPLPSTDKEKEFFISNLEKFYQQNSFYSTLTDSTSSSTSQFHLKKSLHLQILLNYIGTRLFEHDLTKISKISKTCFHYSMKFNFHYKFIYILGLWHLINSTSQLNEREIQKTKLN
- the TPS2 gene encoding trehalose-phosphatase TPS2 (similar to Saccharomyces cerevisiae TPS2 (YDR074W); ancestral locus Anc_8.195), with amino-acid sequence MTPRIINCVGQLPYKIQLGSNNDKYKVSLIEGNGPLYSSLHYLSNPENGYEQHIVGWTGELKRNSSIDLSVKDLKLQKKNKDNTADANANANSNQPISDEDPLYLTKEQLQNLNGAIQSKYSKDVSPSNAQIHPVWLLRRNQSSWRNYAENIIWPTFHYILNQSNDGENETNWWYDYVKFNEAYAQKIGEIYTPGDIIWIHDYYLLLLPQLLKMNLQNDDSAPPIITYFHHAPWPSNEYFRCLPRRKQILDGMVGADRITFQNESFARHFVSSCKRLLDSTSKMSINKRDKQQYHVSVYGGDVMVDSLPIGVDKEKLLNDAFTKDIDDKVISIKQAYQDKKIIIGRDRFDSVRGVVQKLRAFETFLAMYPEWRNKVVLIQVSTPTTNKDSPQTIKLEQQVNELVNSINSRYGTLNFSPVQHYYMRIPNDVYYSLMRVADLCLITTVRDGINTTAFEYVTIKSKTSAFNCANNPLILSEFSGSSIVLKDSILINPWDSVAVAKETHKALIMTNEEKSMLQGKLYPQVPTIQNWTEIYLETLNQMMNKSNQNKKMSPALNRPILFENYNSAKRRLFCFDYDGTLTPIVKDPAAAIPTARLYSIIEKLSRDPKNQIWIISGRDQKFLNKWWGSKFKQLGLSAEHGCFIRDVNSDDWINLTEQTDMSWQKKVIFTMEEFVDKTPGSFIEKKKCAIVWHYRRSVPELGEFNAESLKNNLLQFADDYNLEVMEGKANIEVRPRIFNKGEIVKKLIWHKHSGEQDFANNEINKSLPKDSMPDFVLCLGDDATDEDMFRQMNSIEEEWSTMYPKDKNKFNNFGFYPVTVGSSSKQTVAKAHLTDPQQVIETLGLLVGDVSIFQSPGTVDLDTRGHVKNSPSSKKSEEAAVAYAERNGN